Part of the Siniperca chuatsi isolate FFG_IHB_CAS linkage group LG6, ASM2008510v1, whole genome shotgun sequence genome, atatgaagagAAATAAgtagggtgagagagagacagagggttGACATCAAAGCACTTCTACCTGTGCAAATATGTATGGAAAACCTggtgtttcatttgaatattttctctGCCTGCTCAGTTATGGATGACTTCTGTAAGCAGCAGAAAAACTTCTTCTCTAACCGCAACCTTTTCTTCCTGAGTCATTCAAAAATAGCTACAAAGGGGGGAATGTTGTAGAATGTTATGATGTTATGTCCACTTTCTCATTCTCTGAGAAACTCAGTTAGCTAGATGAAATTTGTAGTAACCGTTCAGCAAGAAGCAAGCTGCTTTCAAAAAGATATTAGTGTCCATACAGGAGTGGCTTGATGTATGGTGTGGACTGTACTGTCCTGCTTCAACTATATCACTGCAATACTTTGTGCCACCCTCTGTGTTCTAATGAGGAGCATAGCCTTCCAGACGGGAAAAACACCCGTGTGCACACAAGCTTGCATGTCTGAAGTGAATGCAAGGTAAGGTCTGGTTCATATTAGCCATTAGGGAAAGGAAACGCACATCTTTTTCAGTTTAGGGTCCACTTTATGCCCCCGCAATGGCACAAGTATAAACACAGGCACATGCATtctaaatgtacacacacattcaaagagCCCTGACACAATACTCACATCCTGCTCATGTTCGTTTAGCGAAATGGCCTTAGAGATAAAAAGCAGGTACGAGTGGATGTGTGTAATTCAGTTCAGAGAAGACGCTGTATGGTCTCAACCTGTTGGTATGCACAGACCCGCATCAGAGTCGTTGTTTTTACCCTTCCACATTTGCATTGATTATCCTCGTACTTGTACTTTCAGGAAATGCATTTGTAACACGGTTATTCAGTCCAGACTGGGACTTTTCTGCTTCTATATTCAAAGCACAACATCTTGTGCAGAGGTTGTACACCTGATGGAACACAATCTCATCgattatttgtttgctttcataAAATGTTCAACTAAATCCAAGACAAATATAACCCTCATGtgatttttaaatctaaattctTCAGTTTAAGGTCCAAGAAGAGTTAGGCGTACCCTGTTCCCACCCAGTTCTCAGTCCATATGGTCTGCATTTCTATGTTGTGTCCCATGTACTAGAATGTGCAAGGtctatattcaaatatatactCTACTTTATGGACTACAATTGGAATGCAGAATGGATGTACTGTACGCTCACATTGGGGCTTTAagattataattttaaaaattccTAAACGATGATGATTAACACTTTTAACTGATTCTTAGCGCTTATATTCTGCTTTCAACTGTGTAAAAAACACAGTCATTTTCGTGGGCTCACAGTctggtacattttttttttagccaagctagcagcacGGCTCTAGGAATGACAACGCTGGTTGGTCAGTTcaggtccagactgaaatatttcaaaaaagtttgtacagacattcatggtccccagaggataaatcctactgactttggtcatcccttgacttgacttttcttctagcatcatcatcttttcaaaaacaaaagtttagtTTTCTTCACCatgagcattacagcctcacagagcagctagcatggctatagactcttagtcttgtttaaaatTGCTCTACAAAATCTTAActcacacagaaatacatgatATAATGTCTGCATGATAAGAAATGTTGGATCGTCGCAGGCTTTCTGGTGCACAGTATTTGCTGCACAGTTCAGCGTGATCAGTTAATTATAGTAAATATGTCATTTCCAGGTATGATTCCCAGTCTGTTACACATAGCCAGGAGCTGTAAACTAGATTTTTATGACTTGATTGCCTGACAGCAAGTCAGTATTTAGCTGCTTTAGTTGCTCTATTTGTGTGTTAGAGTTGTTtttggctgagagagagagagagagagagagagagagagagagagagagagagattaaagtCTATTGAAAGTCCACAGAGCTCCCAAGTGCTCCTGTGGCTTATAACTATACAGGAAAAAAAGGTGGGGAGCTCGAGATTTACCTGAATATCACCTACGAGAAAGATTGAGGCACCTGATTTTACTGCCTCTTATTTCTTCCTTAATGATCTGAACCAAATCCTACAGGGAGGGATATCTGTCTTTAGGGCAACAGGTGCATTACATTCCTGCTATTATTGCTTCCTAGTGCTGGGCTCCTTGTGATTTTAGCTTAAATTTGAACACCTTTAAAATCCTGTAGCTTTACCCAGTCAGCCGTAGCTGCATTTAAGGAtgccaagttgttttttttttcctgtctacAGCAGGGGTTCTCTTTCAGCTTCTTTATTCCTGGGCCAGTGGTTAAACGCCTTCCAAGACATGATGTCTGGCTCAGTTCGACCAGGGAGGTGAGAGGCTTTATTGGAAGGGTCAAAACAAAACCATTAATCTGTCTCGGTCTATCTAAGGTTGAGGCTGTCTCCCCTGACTGAATGGGCTGATTACgtcagtgcatgtgtgttactgtgtgtgtgtgtatgcgcatGTGTAGGGTCCAAGATGTGAGTGGCGGCTGCTCCTTAGTGAGAATTTCCCTTGGCGAATGATTTCAAACATGTGGTGCTGCATGAGTAAGACTAGTTGGCCAACTGTTCCCAACTGATCTAATTAATACTCATTTTACACCTTTGACaaaaaagcacacacagtaaTAACAGTGCTAATGTGTTCTCATTGAGGAAAAGGCCAAACTATTCACCCCCATTTTTAAAACTAACTGCCTGGCTGTGACCATGTTCAATATTGCATTGCCATACTGTAATTAATTGTGGCTCATTACAATGAtgtataaagcagctaaatcaTTGAGGGAGTAGCTTTTGGATGGCAACAGATAGTCTGCTCATGggaaaaagatggaaaatagAAGCAAGTATAATGGTTATTTTTTCTGGCCCAAAGAATATTTAAAGAGTCAAACCTCAATCTTGCTCTATTACACTCTTTaatcattttctgattttcacactatttcttctttcaagTATATAGAAATTGATATACTTGAACTTTGTATTCAGTGTCATTCTCTGCTTTTAAGAGGCTTTTCAGAACATCAGTGCAAACATCTTTTATCAATGGCTTTAAGATCCAAGTAGCTGGTTACTGGCACTGTGAAGTCTTCTCTTTTGTGTTCCCTTCACACCCACAGGATGTCCAAAGCAGTGGGATGCTATAAAGGAATTGGCTGCTGGAGCCAAAGTCAGACTCTATAAACCTGCTGATGAACCCAGTAAATCCCAGAGAGGAGCCGCAGCCAGACTGCTAAAGGTTGTTAGCTACTAATTGCTACATTTCTAGAGCCCATTCATGATATCAAACCCTGGTGGCAGAAACCAGGGGTGCTCGGCTAATTAGGGTGACACTGACACTCTTGTCCTGCAATGTTCCCAGGAcagtggtagtgtgtgtgtgtgtgtgtgtgtgtgtgtgtgtgtgtgtgtgtgtgtgtgtgtgtgtgtgtgtgtgtgtgtgattgagagAAAAATTTAACATGCATGTTCAACATGCATGCGTGTGCCAGTGATGTTTTATTTAGCGTTTGGCTTCTTAACACCAGGAACAGCTGGCAAAGAGTCGATTTTCATTTGTCTCCCACAGACTGAGGCCATGCACTGTCCTTATTGGGGGAGATAATAAATGCATGATTCGTGGGATTTTACCCTCCTATTGGCATCCAAAATGTCCACGAATCCCCTCTCGGTTGAGACGACTCAGAGGAAACCTAATGCCTAATGAGCAACGGGAAACGCTCCAGCACTCTTCTAGCCTTTAATTTCCACCTCAATACTGAGCAGAGCACGCCCCAGCCCTTCTCCTAGCCTCATTAACATGTGTATTCTCCCAATTCAAAACACCAAAGCACTTCCTTCGGCCAGGTGCTTCCCTCTTTAGCCCCTCCAGCTCCGGTGCTGTTGATCCAGTCACACGTCCCCGTCTGAGCTCTACCAGAATTAATGGTGAGTCATGGTGAGGATGTAGAATGGCCAGGACAGAAAAAACTTTCTTACACCCTTAAAATGGCAGACAgtgcaaaacagacattttgtaATGGCTGTTTCTTTGGCATGTGTATTCCATTGTCTAAACTGTAGCCTAGATAACACGAGGTGATGATGGAGAATAGTGGTGTTTTTGAGTAGTCTGACTTtatgttcatttaaaaatgaatatcaaTTTAGGAACATAGCCCAAGTGTTTTCTGCTGTAGTATATTACAATGGTGAGTACTTGGAGAACACTTACTGTATATGACTAACTGTTCAGGAGTGGTACACAATGatactttcattttaaaaaatcagtaCAAGGAACCAGTATTTACTCCTGCACTTAATTAAGCAAGTTTTATATTTAGATGTAAGACAAGAAACTATGCTGCATCATGATTAGTTCAAACTTAGCCTAgttgtaatgtaaatgtttagtaaatggaaatgtttttactaACGCTAGCTGACTGAACTAACTGacaaaatgttagcatgccaataTATGAGCCATTTAGATTGaagtgtaaaagtaaaatgtaagtAAAATCTAATATGGTTGAGCTGACACTGCTGttcaaaatgctttttaatttcacatttgacaaaaataacacTACCTAAATTTACAGAACATTAAATAACGTTAGGCTAAGCGACCAAATAACGTCAGTTAGATTAGCATGATCTGATATTTCCCACTCATAAAAACTTCATGAATACTACTAACTCAGAAACATACACATTTCTCCGTGCATGCATatctaaatgaaaaacataataacaGATTGGTATTTAAGTTGAATACATCGTTTGCCCGATAAAAACTGTCTTTTCTGGAAGTTATGTTACAGCTTGTGAGCAACTGATTTACACGTTTCTAAAGTCTTAACTAGATAGGGCATTTCTGAAGTTTGAATGGTTCAACCCcatttagtaaatcactagtttaaaagtttaaaactaGCTAGTAATGACTAAGAACTTCGGAAGGACTTTACTCACTACTCATTGATGgattcatgatttttttttttttttttggctgggTGGGTGGGGAAAGGCGTGGCAGTGGAAACTAGTTCtgaacacaatattgacatacAATATATCACctttgaaaatgattttgcaAACTTAGCAAACAGctacttatttacacatccagcatttATAGctcaacattatcattcatctGGAGtaatgtttctggccacctgatgaatgtaagtccaatattcactctcttttagctttagtttttggtctccaccaactgaAATATCTGCTTCTTTAgctgctccactatgttcaccagctagttgctaactgcttctgtctgttgtttggtgctgagcaggtagtgttgGTTTTAGAGCCAAAAACTgtgctatgagagcagtgagagtgaacaaaaacagtaaagttgtgggcggGACAGTGAGCTGAAACTTACTATAAACTCCATGAAGCTGAGTGGTGTTGCAGATTCAGataataattctctgtaggtttatCACTACAATCatcccctttcacattgtcacattgttttcacagtgtCATTTGATGCATAATTATTACAAATTAATCAGTTgaccttttttaaatatgaagaaGTTTCTacacaaataaattaacatattttaacTCTTCTTTACTATCATCTTCATTTTGTATGTGCAGAGGCTAATATTTTCATCACTGCTAATGCTGTCTAACTGGTCAAACCTTTTAGGTGGATTTAGTCATCTGTCTGCAGCACTCGTCCTGTCTTTTCCCATTTTCAAATTCAAGTCAGTCTCTCCTTGGCGAGTGACAATTTCCCCTGTTCCCCTGAATAATTTCCACAACATATTTCAGTAGGGTGGAAGATTTTCTTCCCATGGGTCCCATCCAAGTTAAATACACTCATGAACTAGGAAAACTCTCACATCAAACAGCAAGATGTTGCACACCAAGGGAAATTtggtaaacacaacacaccctGGCTGTGAGAGTTGCACGGCTGTAGAGGCTGAATGGCCGCAGTGACTTCTGCGATTATAGCGGCATGGTGAAGTGACCTTATTTCCTAAGGGTGAATGGGCTGTCACTACCTGGAGGCTGCACAAACGTTTGATGCCTTCAGCCACACACACCCAGAACTTAACAGTCCATCCTTTAAAATgggatgaaaaaaatgaaacataaaataaataaaaatatatgcagTGTGGCatgccaaaacaaacatgtaagaatttgtaaaacaaaacagaaagagggcATAAATAGAAAACAGGCTTGTAATTAaagccaaaatgtttttttattaattttaattaaagccTGTGTTTAGCCTGACTTTAGTGACTGTAGAAGGAGCATTTTTTCCTGTACTCTAGCCTCTCTTCCATACTACTCTACATAGCTTTATGATTTGCTGTTGCAATTGATCATGAAACGGTTGCTGGGCGTGCCCACACAGCTGTTGTGCTGTAGCACTGTCTAATTAGCAGGCTATGACCGATGACCCAGGACAGGATATGATGCGTACCTGCCTCTGGAGCTTTTGTAAACACTTGGGTGTGTTTTTCCCCTCAATGGTTCGCTGCTTTGCCATaggtcaaaagaaaaacatgtcgAGGCCCTCCCCTTCAGTGCCTCAAAGTACTGTACTTTGTCTCTTCTTGTGGCTACTTCAACAAGTTATTTTTAGAAAGTTCGACTATCAAGTGGTTTGCAGTTTTAGGTGGATCTATATTTAGAGCATGTTGTTTCACAGGCTGTAGTCAGATAATAGTTGAGTCATTTATCTAGTCTGATTCCTATCTCTCTGGTTTGATTAACAAATGCATTAAAGGCCCTGTAAGCTTGCAGCATGCTTGATCCTGATAACAAACTTCAGGAACAGATACTTGAAACTTgagtgctgttgtgtgtgtgtttgagtatatgtttgtgtatatttctgCATGTGTGCTCACAGGACAGGACACAGAACACTTTGGAGAAATGATACACATTCAGCCTGCCATGTATGTTGCTGATGAAAGTTTTGAATTTCAGCACTCAAAGGATATTTAATCTCTTATCTGTCCTTTAATAACATCTTGTAGGGCATTTAAATTACTTCTGTACAATATATTTGCATGTCATACTAATAGCTAATGAAACGCAAGactaaatgcatttatttaccatgtgtgtttttcatttttctttttctcccttcaATCCTGTCAAGCTCTCTCATCCTTTCAACCCTCCATCCCTCCAAGTCAGTCTGTCTTCCCTCAGCTGTTCCATGCCCCTGCTCCACTGGGATTGATACAATATTTTCCAACCTCAATTAGCAGAGAGCCTGTTGACTAATTCGAACTGTTTTTGCACCTGAGAGGGAGTTGGGAGTTGGGGCTGGAAAAACTGAGTGGGGTGGAGGTGAGGGCCGGGGCCTGGGTGTAGCAGGCAGAGCTGTCGGGGCAATATAGCTGTGTCGACAAGAGTGTAAGGGCaacacagaggacagaggaggggTCGGCCAGACTGCTGGGCAGGACTCGTGGAAGCTGCATGCAGGCTCAGGAGAGTCCTGAGCTCAGCCAATGTAGTCAGGAAGCTTTAAGTTTGATTGAAAGCCTCCTTATGTGATGGCAGTAACGTTAGCCTCACGCAGAAACAGGGTCCAGATCTGCCCCATTGTGAAGCGCAACCACAGACTAACCACAAGGTCTACATGACCACTGGTTTGGCGCTGTGCTCAGCTCAGGGTGCAGGCACACACCCTCACTCTGTGTGAGAAAGAATCGTTCTTTCCACCAAAGGAAATGAGAGGATGATGTCTAAAGTGTTTGAGGACATTATATTTAAGGGGACTGCACTTTTTCATAGCGAGCTACTGCAGCCACCTAAGCATTAATGACATGACTATGGCAAAGAAAAAGCCTGAATTTCACAATCCTCAGACATAACTTTTGCTACTTTCCAAAGACTCTGAACACTTGTTTCAATTCAAACTTCCTCATGTTGCCAAATTGGTATTGCTACCGCTCTTGCAGCATGACCTCTGAAGTGTCAAATTCAAGTAAAGCTTGGgagtaatattttattatagtaGCTGACATATATTACCACTAATATGAGAGAATAATGTCCCAACTTGGATAAGCCCTACAGGTCCAGATTTAACACTGTAATAATTCATCTCAACTTGAATTTCTAccagtgtgtgtggttttaaaaGATTCTGCCAGGTGACTAATCCCAACAGGTTAACAAATGTCATCCAGACTGCAGCTTGAAGCTTATTGAAATAGTGGCAACAGACTGACTGGCCTATTAGTTGGACGTAGCAGCTGCTCCTGCCCCCAGTAGCCGCATGGAAAAACTCTGACTCACCGACTTGTATAAAAAGGCATTAACaaccaaatacataaatattacCGTTAAAGGCATAAGCGTCTCCAAGGGCTatccagtcagtcagtcagccggTGACTAATGGAGAAGGAGGTCAGATCATGACCAGAGTCGGCTCATCTGACCTGGTCAAGCATCTGAAAGACACCCATTGATGGACACACTGAAGAGGCATGGCTGCTGTATGAACAACCTCTCTTCAGGTGTCCCTGAACCACAGATTAGGTACAGACTAAAGGCTTTGCAACAGAATAACTTATGTGGATCTATCTGGAACTGCATGCTGAATCCAGCGATCACGTTGGGAAGTATTGTCCAGTCTGAGCAGGTGCTAATAAGCATGATGTGGGGTGCGACGGAGAGCCAAAATCTTAGGAGACTCTAAAGCGAGATGTACAGTTGTGTGCACAATTGCCAGAAATATGATGGCAAATAGTAAATTGCTCAGTAAAGAAAGCTCAACTACCAATGCAGGTTGCATGAGGAAAAGTCACTGCTTTAAATTGAAGCTTTTTCCTCAGCACTTTAAATCTGACTTCAAACTGCAGTCTCATTACTAAAGACTAATCAAACTTGAACAATACACATGAACGCGTGTTTGCATTTGTTGGAGGAATGTGTTTCCATGTACACCTGCTACTTACAATTGATGCACTTTCATCACCGTTTTGACAAGTTAATCCCCAAGCTTTTTTTCCCAAGCCCAGTTTGCATCACCAACTGATGCTCAATGTCTCTCCTCAAGTCAGCTTTCTTGTGCCAGCTGTCCCATGAGGAGTCTAAATCCACACTAGGGCATTCCCTTCTTACCTAGCAACTCGTCTCTCTCGTGctctaaacacaacacaaatagcTCAGCAATGTTACAACCATAGGATATCCCTATGAACTGCTATAAAAGTGAACAGATAAGAAAGTCCAACCATAAAAATAGAAGTGAGAACGTCACAGGGCATCCTGTCCTCTCTGTGACATCTAATACACATTTGAGGTAGAACTTAGATGCACTCTGGCTGTGCCAGTTACTTACTGTCTGCGTAGTTTTTCCGCCGAGTGCCGTCCACCTTGCCTGTTTTGTCAATGCAGAGGAAGAACTTGTTGGCAGAGTAAAGACGGCGTAGTCGGACGTCACCCTCTAGGTGATTGTAACTGCGAGTGTGCCTTTCCAACGTCCATGAACAGTTGATGCCACTCGCCAGCACCTGAAGGGGTTCATGCCCTACCCCAGGAGGACAGGCCCCTGTGGCAGTGCCTGCGGTGACCAGGAGCAGGGTGAAGCATGCCAGGCAAAGGGAGGCTGCACTGGGCAGGGGGAGAAGTCGCCCAGGGAAGGCTGCAGTAATGGTGGTGCCAAGGGCAGGTTCAGCACAGAGATGAGCTACGGACGGCGTCCATCTGCACATGGTGGGTCAGACTCCCAAGGTGCACCTTGTGCAAGCTGTAGGCATGCTGATGACCAGGAGATG contains:
- the fgf22 gene encoding fibroblast growth factor 22 is translated as MCRWTPSVAHLCAEPALGTTITAAFPGRLLPLPSAASLCLACFTLLLVTAGTATGACPPGVGHEPLQVLASGINCSWTLERHTRSYNHLEGDVRLRRLYSANKFFLCIDKTGKVDGTRRKNYADSLMEIRSVSVGVVAIKSVSTGLYLAMSKKGTLFGSIKYNPSCKFKERIEENGYNTYASLRWKHGGRQMFVSLNGRGKPRRGHKARRRHPSTHFLPMLPS